A window of Paremcibacter congregatus contains these coding sequences:
- the dapB gene encoding 4-hydroxy-tetrahydrodipicolinate reductase yields MTTVKIGIVGCGGRMGQALVGAVLDNDSATLSGGTERQGSPHMGKPLRHPVTGLETPLTVTEDAEELFRISDVVIDFTCPTATVLHAGYAAQHKTIHIAGTTGMTPDEEKALQAAAAKTPVVYASNFSLGVNLLFHLTRQAARLLDEDFDIEILEMHHRHKVDAPSGTALSLGKAAAEGRGVDLETVADKVRDGITGERTRGDIGFATLRGGNVAGEHTVSFNAYDERIELTHKAGDRAIFARGAVKAALWATTQDPGLYDMFDVLDLPKD; encoded by the coding sequence ATGACCACAGTGAAAATCGGAATTGTCGGCTGCGGCGGACGCATGGGCCAGGCGCTTGTCGGCGCGGTTCTGGATAATGATTCCGCCACCCTCAGTGGCGGCACAGAACGTCAGGGCAGTCCTCATATGGGCAAGCCTTTGCGCCATCCCGTGACTGGTCTCGAAACCCCTCTCACCGTTACCGAAGATGCGGAAGAGCTGTTCCGGATTTCCGATGTTGTGATTGATTTCACCTGCCCGACGGCAACGGTTCTGCATGCGGGTTATGCCGCGCAGCATAAAACAATCCATATCGCCGGCACCACCGGCATGACGCCGGACGAGGAAAAAGCCCTGCAGGCCGCCGCCGCGAAAACCCCGGTGGTCTATGCGTCAAATTTCTCGCTCGGGGTCAATCTTCTGTTCCATCTGACCCGACAGGCAGCCCGGCTGCTCGATGAGGATTTTGATATCGAAATTCTCGAAATGCATCACCGCCATAAGGTCGACGCCCCTTCCGGCACGGCCTTAAGCCTCGGCAAGGCCGCGGCCGAAGGACGCGGTGTCGATCTTGAAACGGTCGCCGATAAAGTCCGCGACGGCATCACCGGCGAACGCACCCGCGGTGATATCGGCTTCGCGACGTTGCGCGGCGGCAATGTGGCCGGCGAACACACCGTGAGTTTTAACGCCTATGACGAACGGATTGAACTTACCCACAAGGCCGGAGACCGTGCTATCTTCGCCCGCGGCGCCGTCAAGGCGGCCCTCTGGGCGACCACGCAAGATCCCGGTCTTTATGACATGTTTGATGTGTTGGACCTGCCGAAAGACTAG